Proteins encoded within one genomic window of Humulus lupulus chromosome 1, drHumLupu1.1, whole genome shotgun sequence:
- the LOC133800672 gene encoding zinc finger CCCH domain-containing protein 5 codes for MAEVIAIAKAEEVEEEDREKQPEIGGLAMENGMNRKEKRKALKKMKRKQIRKEVAMKEREEVEAWLNDPEEQKRISLMEKEDADRSERERKEFEEREKAWLEAMEMKRKKMEEEEYEEQRKKALDEESRKQQAETANEGNESDEGEYEEGPAEIIWQGNEIIFKKKRIRVSTKNSQLDDLSRKEDVDRPTSNPLAPESETFAKYRNSLMCGQQLIESVAEQVPNFGTELDKAHCPFHLKTGACRFGQRCSRVHFYPDKSCTLLIKNMYSGPGLAWEQDEGLEYTDEEVERCYEEFYEDVHTEFLKFGEIVNFKVCRNGSSHLRGNVYVHFKSLDSAVLAHHFVNGRYFAGKQVGCEFVNLTRWKVAICGEYMKSRFKTCSRGTACNFIHCFRNPGGDYEWADSDKPPPRYWVQKMVALFGRSNESAHEGLREQGNLDKPNSSGKRSSADANRYCSRRSGTRETSYWDHSHSGSGRRKENADFVRRRADQFRCTSDDNDIRSLDDDIREESMDLKDKHRKKRKICHTDSDGKVFDDDREISRDDFHDYMRESSRWQSQDNKNSTHEYGSDGEWLTREGERDRHCDRARKSSNHQKRVRKLDDYGNYRSHEIDFNRRDKSGNREISHDSRRSSSRHSRYSGDRRDRKNRSHDTDRELSDKGSHGDELLDKDEVRHCRQIRRQLNEVSDFSYDQGEPENSLEKRGNDSSIDVIKADSCNSNWGSDKSHDSGTSSQYDERYKSHDPWESEQCSYKKPHKSSMVTSSSSSPGRYNGKQKPIDYDSELYHYEAHEEHPPESEEVISEHWKSKSKSCSDHYEQYPGKGGRESRARRSSKLSHGRHSNTLEKRGFLEDDKKLQKI; via the exons ATGGCAGAAGTAATAGCCATAGCCAAAGCGGAGGAGGTGGAGGAAGAAGATAGAGAAAAGCAGCCGGAAATTGGGGGTTTAGCTATGGAGAATGGAATGAATAGGAAGGAAAAGAGAAAGGcattgaagaagatgaagaggaagCAGATAAGAAAAGAGGTAGCTATGAAGGAGCGAGAGGAAGTGGAGGCGTGGCTTAACGATCCAGAGGAGCAGAAGAGGATCAGTTTGATGGAGAAGGAAGATGCGGACAGGTCCGAGAGGGAGAGGAAGGAGTTCGAGGAGAGGGAGAAGGCCTGGCTCGAGGCCATGGAgatgaaaaggaagaagatggaagaagaagaatatgaggAACAACGAAAGAAGGCACTGGACGAAGAGTCTCGGAAACAGCag GCTGAGACTGCAAATGAGGGTAATGAGAGTGATGAAGGGGAATACGAAGAAGGGCCTGCTGAAATTATCTGGCAAGGAAATGAGATCATTTTCAAGAAGAAAAGGATCAGGGTCTCGACGAAAAATAGTCAGCTAGATGACTTAAGTAGAAAAGAG GATGTTGACAGGCCCACATCTAATCCTCTTGCACCAGAATCTGAAACTTTTGCTAAGTATAGAAACTCATTGATGTGTGGACAGCAATTGATTGAGAGTGTTGCCGAACAAGTACCAAATTTCGGAACTGAACTG GATAAAGCTCATTGTCCTTTCCACTTAAAAACTGGAGCTTGTCGGTTTGGTCAGCGTTGTAGTAGAGTCCATTTCTACCCTGATAAATCTTGCACTCTGCTTATCAAGAATATGTATAGTGGACCTGGCCTTGCTTGGGAGCAGGATGAGGGGCTTGAG TATACTGATGAGGAGGTTGAACGCTGTTATGAAGAATTTTATGAGGATGTCCATACGGAGTTCTTGAAATTTGGGGAAATTGTGAATTTCAAG GTATGTAGAAATGGGTCATCTCATCTGCGAGGAAATGTGTATGTACACTTCAAATCATTGGATTCTGCTGTTCTGGCACATCATTTTGTTAATGGTCGCTACTTTGCTGGAAAACAG GTGGGATGTGAATTTGTTAACCTAACCAGATGGAAGGTTGCAATATGTGGGGAGTATATGAAGTCAAGGTTTAAG ACATGTTCCCGTGGAACAGCATGTAATTTCATTCACTGTTTTCGCAATCCTGGTGGAGATTATGAATGGGCAGATAGTGACAAACCACCCCCGAGGTATTGGGTGCAAAAAATGGTTGCATTATTTGGCCGCTCTAATGAATCTGCACATGAGGGACTAAGGGAACAAGGGAATTTGGATAAACCAAATAGCTCTGGCAAAAGATCAAGCGCTGATGCAAACAG ATATTGCTCAAGAAGATCTGGAACTAGAGAAACTAGTTACTGGGACCATAGCCATAGTGGTTCAGGTAGAAGAAAGGAGAATGCAGATTTTGTTAGGAGAAGAGCAGATCAGTTTAGGTGTACAAGTGATGATAATGATATCAGAAGTCTTGATGACGATATCCGTGAAGAGAGTATGGACTTAAAAGACAAACATCGCAAGAAAAGAAAAATTTGTCATACTGATTCTGATGGAAAAGTATTTGATGATGATAGGGAGATAAGCAGAGATGATTTTCATGATTATATGAGAGAAAGCTCAAGATGGCAGAGTCAGGACAACAAGAACAGCACTCATGAATATGGTTCAGATGGAGAATGGTTGACAAGGGAAGGGGAGAGAGACAGACACTGTGATCGCGCTAGGAAAAGCTCAAATCATCAGAAGAGAGTGAGAAAGCTGGATGATTATGGAAATTATAGAAGTCATGAAATAGATTTCAATAGGAGAGACAAGAGTGGAAACAGGGAAATATCACATGATAGCAGGAGGAGCAGCTCAAGACACTCTAGATATTCTGGTGATCGCCGGGACAGGAAGAACAGGAGTCATGATACCGATAGAGAGTTGTCAGACAAAGGCAGCCATGGTGATGAGTTGTTGGACAAGGATGAAGTAAGGCACTGTCGTCAAATTAGGAGACAACTGAATGAAGTATCAGATTTTTCCTATGATCAAGGAGAACCAGAAAATAGCTTGGAAAAGAGAGGCAACGATTCAAGCATAGATGTCATAAAAGCAGATTCTTGTAACAGTAATTGGGGATCAGATAAGAGCCATGATTCTGGCACTTCAAGTCAATATGATGAGAGATATAAATCACATGATCCATGGGAATCTGAACAGTGTTCCTATAAGAAACCCCACAAGTCTAGCATGGTAACTAGTTCTAGCAGCAGTCCAGGTCGATACAATGGAAAGCAAAAACCGATTGACTATGATTCAGAGTTATATCATTACGAAGCCCACGAGGAGCATCCTCCAGAATCTGAAGAAGTTATTTCAGAACACTGGAAGTCTAAAAGTAAGTCTTGCTCTGATCATTATGAGCAATATCCTGGTAAGGGTGGGAGAGAAAGCAGAGCAAGGAGAAGCAGCAAATTAAGCCATGGGAGACACTCAAATACCTTGGAGAAGAGGGGTTTTCTAGAGGATGACAAAAAACTTCAAAAGATTTGA